In the genome of Arachis stenosperma cultivar V10309 chromosome 2, arast.V10309.gnm1.PFL2, whole genome shotgun sequence, the window TAGTCTTTTGCTGCTTGTCGAATAAATGGAGCAGCACGTTCCCCAGATTTCGTGAAAAAGATTACTTTTACCTATAAACCAAGGGTCCACAGAAACTAAACCATTAATGTCCTTTATAAAACAATATTTGTGTTAGAAAACCAACGAATCAAACATTTTGAAATCAGCATGTGGCAATAAGAAAGGGAATTGTACCTTATGATGAGTACTCTTTCCAAAAAGTTTTGGCACCTGAAATATTTTGAAAGTTTTAAAATAAACTTCCACTCGGTAACCATAGAACTCTAAGCAAAGACGAATTATAATGCCAAAAGGAAATCAAGTGCAAGGGTGAATTGATCTTCATATTTACTATATGAACCCTATTTAGGCTTCAGTTGTGTTTAACAGACCAGTACCATGAACTATGCTTCTCCTTTCCTCATTGCCAATACAATAACTAAAGGCTGATGAAAtgcttttttaattattttattgtaaccAATCACATCCTCTCTTTTGTTAGTCACCTTGCTCCACCGTGATATTTTTCTTTAGCAACTTAATTCTCCAACAACCACTGTGGTTTGCCACCAAAATCACCAGCGTTTAAAGGATTGTATCACTACGACAGACATTTTTATTTTGAGAGATAGAGAACTCTGCTTGGCACATTGACACAAACGAGTAGTATTATATCTTTAGAGTTCAGAAAAATTACTAGTGACTCCTTCGAGTAGTAGTTAATTTGAGGTAAAGCCAGTACAGTTGTTGCAAACCAATTTGTAACCTTGTCCACAATAAGCTCTCCATCAAATCTATGTGGGAAGAAATCATGTAACATGTATGTAATAATGTGTAACCATCGATGTTAAATATATCTGCTGACAATTGAGTGGTAAAGGATTTATAAAATTGCAGTTGCCACTATTGTCAAATACAGGTCTTAAAGTAAAACTCACCTACTAAAACATTTTACATCACAGCATCCGGGAGGAATAGCAAGAAGATATGGAATTCCTGAATAGTTCAATATGTCAAGATAAGCCAGACATGATCCTTCTCTCAATTCAAAACTAGAACTTTGACTGTATTAAGCACATACCATTTATGAAGTAAGGTTTTTCTGTTGATCTTTTATCAGCTAGGTAGACAGCCAATTGCACCTCACCAAGTTCCACCATACCAGTATTTGCAAACGGATGCAATAGAGAAGCTAAATGCAAAGGAATTAGTCAGAATCATCTCGTCCATATAGTAGTGAGCAATATAATGGTAAGAGTCCTAAATCACTTAAAGATGATAGCATTTATAAGTATTTGGACAACCCTCTACATGCAGCAGCAAGCTTTTGAGATGTAGTTAAGCTCAATTAATTGAGTTAATGTTGGCATATCTCTTTAAGAAAGGAAAATCTTCTTCCcaagaaaaaaggaagaaaaatagaTTGGTACCCTGCCATCATTTTGGATGAAGAAGCCCTCCACAAAAAGGGAGAAACGGAAAAGGCACAATCACTCaatacaaaaatatcctttCATTATGAAACAAACATGTAGTTTCTGAtattaacaataacaataacaataacaaacaAACAGGAGTTCATCATCAATAAACATACCAATTTTATTCCAGGATTCTGAAAATTGAGCACAGCGTTTGCTCCCCGATGAATATAACTGATCCAAATGCATTTAGCATGGATATCAAGTCAGGCATCAATGAAacaataaagaaattaaaaattgtgGAATCAGGCAAGAGAGTGATAGTGTGATACAGAGTTTGAAAAGGCAAGATCAATCAAACCTATCTTTTGAGAGACAGCTACAAACCCAAAAGTAAACTTGCTATAAATTAATTAAGCATTCAAAGTTACAAATTTGAACCAATAACGTTCTTAGTTTCCAAATTTTAGAGATAAAGTAATGACAAAATAACTCATTTGCCAGCATATTGTTACAGGAAGAAACCAATACATGATGCTTGAGatatttgaaaaatacaaaactgACCATTCACAAACTCGAATACTCATCATTAATAAAATTCAACTGAAAGGAATTCTAATAGTGAAATGCAATAATCATAACGAtaggaaattaaaatatatcagTATATTCTATGCTGAATATACCTGAATTAGCCATGGCTTTGTAACTGGAAATATAGACTGGAAGTCTACTGCGGTAATGACTTTATGAGAATGATCAATAGGCCTTGAGAGGTTAAAATAAtgtaaatcaaaattaaaatattttgctCGTCTTATATCCTACTAAAAGGATCTATATAAATTCTCATCAATCACGTTGGAGTGTTAACTAACCAGAAGGAGGAGGAATATCAGCACAACTCTTGCTGGCATTCTCAAGAATATGCTACCACCAATAGACCACATTATAAGAGAAACAAGCAGGGAACAATTGTAGAAAATATGCACAAGTATTCAAAGAATGAGAAAGAAATACTCACAAGTTGATCATCAATTCCAAATAGGTCATAATCTCTTTTCCACAAGGGATTTGTCAGCAACTCATAAGTCATAAGCATATTGAATCTGTAAATCATGCTACGATTAAAACGAATTACAGAAACAAAACCCTTGTAAACCATATGCATTACTCGGAATGAAACCATAAAAGCACACAAATAAGTTGCAAAGAACGAACCTTAATCAAGCATCATCCAAATTGCAGATTCcttaaattgaaaataaaaataaaccaaacgACAGTTCAATTGACGACACATAGTTTCAATTGCACGAACAAGAATTAGCATTAATAGCAGAAAACTAAATTCAAAGCTTAAGAACTGGAACCGCAAGATCTAAAATAGTGAAAATAATAAGTAATGCAAACGCGAAGATCTAACTTGCAAGAGAATGAAATGAAGGAGTTGTAAGAGAGAGCAAAGTAGATCGAAGCTGCGAACGAGTCGACTCGGCGATACCTGAAGGAGCAGATCGGAGCTGCAAGAACGATCTGAGTCAAAGAGCGAGTTCGTGAGCCTTAAATCGAAAACCAGAGAGAAAGATAGAAAGTGATGGGTATGAGCCTTTGCTTGATCTGAACTGCGGTTGCGAAGGCAACAGCGACAGCGACGGCTCCGGTGAGCTTCGGCGGTGAGCTCAggctctcttctctctttgtTTCTCTGAATTTCTTATTTCTTTGGTTCTCTTCATACAGTAAATTCCCTTCTTTCAATTgtctgaaattttttatttcttcagTTTAGATAAAAcatatcttaataaaaataatactaaccATAATTTTATGGccactaatatttttttattaaaaaagtagtgataataataataataataataataataataataataataataataataataataataataataatggtcaTTACagtataattttaataaaaataatattggCCATAATTTTATGGTTactaaaattttgttttaaattatttttttatatttattaatggcaataataacaatggccattataatatataataataatggcaaatatataattgtcacaAAAAGataacttaaattaaaaaattagtggCTATTATGTTATTGCCACTAAAAATTTGTCGCTAAAACATAGTGTAGTATGTGTATATATTTTTGCCATTTTATTCGTATCCTATGCAGTTTATGTTTATCGTCCATGTGAGTGTTACGACTTTTGTTTTAAACTTTTCTTCACAGGCttctatttaaaatatatatatatatatatatatatatatatatatatatatatatatatatatatatatatatgttacttttaaaggtcgtaataccttgccacctcagctttatgacttaagcataagattctgtgtggtagggtgatACACAAGTAACTTatgaattttataaatattcaagataaaataacaatttaGGATTCAAATATAATACTGTAAAAGTTACTTTCGAAACACATAAAATTCCATTTATCAACATATCATTGAATTCgaataattatttctaattcaaattataaaatgaatatattaatgacattttataaaatataatttaaatccaaaatatcaattacctaaattaaatcatataactgtttattatttttctcattatctaaactttaatttcaattatactaaataacagattataataaaattataccaCAATATTAATTATCTTAACTCCAAATATTCATAAAACTAACTTAATTACTCTTAACGGATTAGtttctaaaaaataaagaatttaaattaaaaaaaataaatcataactGATTCATAATAGAAATTAGttaaattaaactatataattcttttttatttttcaattattgaaATTATgcatatattaaattataataaaattacattagaattttgattaatttaaaatcaacTTATCTCCTAAtctatttaattacttttagtagaataatttctaaaattataaaattcaaaccTAATAAGATAAAATCATAATTtattcatatttaaattttaaaaaatacggGATGTTACAGTAAAAATTAGATCAGAATGGCTAATTTAACCGAAAAATTGGTGAATCGAACTTTCATTCGGTCTGCTCCAGTTCCAGAACCGTTTAGGGATGAAAATCGATAAAAATTTGTCAAAATCAAAAAAGCTGATCCAACCAAACCGCTTGagagaaaattttaaaattgatcaAGATGTGGTTTGAACTCTAATTCTTTTTATGACTATATGTTTTCTTGCCTTGTTATTAAGCTATGTTATTTCTTGttactttttatattaattattaattatatagtaaaacgtataataattttttagatattattttaaatttatactcacttatatttaaattaattatattataatttttattatgaaaaaatactaaaattttatatacttatttagtaattatcaaattataatttattaattataattagttaaaatttgattatttttaaaatattaataaaaatatatattctaaattttagttttagatttttgataattttatatttattatttatgtgATCGGTTTTACTAAAAAACCAATAACTCATTAATTGAAccaataaactaataatttaaCAGTTTCAATCATAGATTCTGTCACAATAACTATAATCCAAAGTCCACTCTACTTCTCATTCAATTCCTTCCCCCGAAACTTattcttcattttttatttttcttttcttttcttctcctgtCTATTTGCAGCGCACAATGATATATTAATGATGAGTACGTAGTACTAgtttctttttgtgtttttgtttcaATTCTACTCTTTTTCTCCTCCAACCGAATATGGGTGTGTTTGGCAACCACGTTGGAGAGGATAGAAGTGCGTTTGaacttcttgaaagtttcacttttatgtttggcaatttttgtttttctaaatgCAGAAATGATTCTGCCTTTGAACGCACGTTCAGGAGAAGCTAAAATTTGTAGCTTCTGCGTTTCACGTTCATGGTTGGTGATCACCCTTGAAAAATTAGatgaaaaatttatttattttttaccaaCCATACCCTCCATTTTCTTCTATAAAAAAGATTAGTTCTTTATAGTTCTTCCTACTtcttcataatttttagttACAACT includes:
- the LOC130959218 gene encoding uncharacterized protein LOC130959218 isoform X1, with the translated sequence MLMTYELLTNPLWKRDYDLFGIDDQLHILENASKSCADIPPPSVDFQSIFPVTKPWLIQLYSSGSKRCAQFSESWNKIASLLHPFANTGMVELGEVQLAVYLADKRSTEKPYFINGIPYLLAIPPGCCDVKCFSRFDGELIVDKVTNWFATTVLALPQINYYSKESLVPKLFGKSTHHKVKVIFFTKSGERAAPFIRQAAKDYWDYASFAFILWREEESSYWMGA
- the LOC130959218 gene encoding uncharacterized protein LOC130959218 isoform X3 codes for the protein MLMTYELLTNPLWKRDYDLFGIDDQLLYSSGSKRCAQFSESWNKIASLLHPFANTGMVELGEVQLAVYLADKRSTEKPYFINGIPYLLAIPPGCCDVKCFSRFDGELIVDKVTNWFATTVLALPQINYYSKESLVPKLFGKSTHHKVKVIFFTKSGERAAPFIRQAAKDYWDYASFAFILWREEESSYWMGA
- the LOC130959218 gene encoding uncharacterized protein LOC130959218 isoform X2; the encoded protein is MLMTYELLTNPLWKRDYDLFGIDDQLHILENASKSCADIPPPSDFQSIFPVTKPWLIQLYSSGSKRCAQFSESWNKIASLLHPFANTGMVELGEVQLAVYLADKRSTEKPYFINGIPYLLAIPPGCCDVKCFSRFDGELIVDKVTNWFATTVLALPQINYYSKESLVPKLFGKSTHHKVKVIFFTKSGERAAPFIRQAAKDYWDYASFAFILWREEESSYWMGA